The DNA region GTCAGGTTATAGCATGCGTACCCAACAAGGTCCTCATCAAAGCTTTAGGGCCTCAGAAAAGGCGCGAAATAGATGCTATACTTAAGTGATAGAACCAGGAAATTGGCTTTGTATTCCATACTTGTCTCACTGTCACTTTCCATCTGGGTATTCGAGGAGTTTATTCCCCGCCCGGCGCCATGGCTAAAGCCGGGGTTCTCCTACATTCCCGTCATAATAGGCATGGAACTCATGGGAACGGTGCTTGGCGGGAGCATAGCCTTGTTGCGTTCGTTTTTAGGTGCATTGATTTTTGGGCGACTCTTCTCAGCGTCTTTTATCCTCTCCATAAGTGGTGCTTCAGCAGCAGTAATAATTATGAGCTTATTGTTTCCGTTGCGCGGAAAGGTTCTGACATATATAGGAATAAGTGTTGCTGGAGCATTCACGAACATACTGGCACAGCTTATAATAGCGGGGAAACTTTTCTACGACATGAAAGCTATGCTAATGCTTCTTCCCCCCTCAACACTGTGGACAATTTTTGCCGGCGCTGTAGTCGGCATATTAGCCAATGCCATAATAAAAAGCAGAGTATCTGCCTCGTTGAAAGAGCGAAAAAATTAATTGGCTTGTAATGCTTATACTTCCTGTTCGTTGCCCAAAGCTTTTTTAAGCATGGATAGTGCCTCGCTGGTTCGCTCAGCTTCCTTCTCGTCAACCTTCGCAATAGCGAATCCTGCGTGAACCATAACGATGTCGCCTACTTTAGCATCAGGCAGCACCATTAACGATGCACGCTTCCTGAGCCCGCCGTAATCAATTATCGCGTACTCACCCTCAATTCTTACTATTTTACCGGGCACCGCAAGGCACATTTTTTTACATTGGCTTTTTGATGAAAATTCGTTGTTCAGCAGCCTGCTTTGCAGCTATTATAAAGTCTTTATAGCGCTGATAATCCCTCGTCGGTATTTTTATCTTCTTCAATCTGAACTTTTCGTGAACCGTTATTTTGTTGCCCTTTTTAGAGTATGTTATAGAGAAATCGGCGTATGGCTCGCACGAAAGTTTCACACCTTCAGGCAAACCTACCACCCTCGCGCCTTTCGGAAGTTCGATGGTAACATTATATTCCTTAGCTCTGGGGCAACTGTATTTTATCGCGTACTTTCTTTCCGCAAGATTAACCTCCTCAAACCCCGACATCGAATATTTAACGCCGGGAATGTCTATAATCCATATGTCGCCCTCCACCGATGGGAACGAATCGACCGATACTTTTGCCCATTCGCAAAGCTGGCTGTCCATGCTGCCTAAACCCTCAATCCCGAAGGTGTCTATCTTCGCGCGCGGGAATACTGAATTCATCCAATTCGTCACTATAACTCTGTATCTTTCTTTCTGCTGATATTCCCAAAAAGCCC from bacterium includes:
- a CDS encoding Gx transporter family protein; its protein translation is MLYLSDRTRKLALYSILVSLSLSIWVFEEFIPRPAPWLKPGFSYIPVIIGMELMGTVLGGSIALLRSFLGALIFGRLFSASFILSISGASAAVIIMSLLFPLRGKVLTYIGISVAGAFTNILAQLIIAGKLFYDMKAMLMLLPPSTLWTIFAGAVVGILANAIIKSRVSASLKERKN
- a CDS encoding HypC/HybG/HupF family hydrogenase formation chaperone; translated protein: MCLAVPGKIVRIEGEYAIIDYGGLRKRASLMVLPDAKVGDIVMVHAGFAIAKVDEKEAERTSEALSMLKKALGNEQEV